GCTggtagtcaggatactctcccctGCTCAGGACATACTGGTATCCCATGTAGTTGGGTCTCTCGTACAACACCCACCAGTCACTCTCAACACGGATGGAGTTACAGCGGCTGAAGTAAGGGGAGAGGTCGGCACAGTCGGAGCTGCACTCATAGTGCCGACCCTGGAAGTTCCTGTCCTCGTAGAAGATGATCTGTGAAAAACCAGCAGGTTTATCAACAGTTTCTAAATAAGAGAAATAGAATAAATAGTTCTAATACAACATATAAATTCTGTATTATCCTTACCTTTCCCATTTTAGCCTGGTAACTGACTGAATGTTTCACAGCCTCACACAGTACCGTTTATATACGCCGAGCTGAAAGGCTGTGTAGAATGTGCTTTTGTTATTCTAATAAttgcaattttttaaaatcagCATTAAAAACAACAAAGCAAGTGACATAAAGTCTTTTTGTAAAAGGCAGCACTTAAAAGCACCTATGTATTTTTGGTCTCATTTTGCCtccatgccattttaattgtgtgtatAGATTGACCATGCATTAAAACCCTTTGTGCTCCATAAAGCCTGCTTCCACTGCAATTCTCAAACAAGTCCTGAGCACAAAGGGCCCACTTCTGATAGGCTGATACAATGACACAGACATCTACCCAAACAGGTCAGGGTGAAGAGTCAGCAAAAGTTGCTTTAATTCCATCGGTGCATGCTTAGCTGAACCTTACAGGGGTTTTCAGGACCCAGCATGCTGATGCTCCATTTACTTGTCAGTGACATTCATTAGTTCTGTATATGCACCATGGCAAGTTTTTGTTCTTTTTACTTTTTTGCTATTTTAATTTTTAAGTTGGCTGAATATATATCATAATGGGGAAGAGAAGTAAAAGGATGGCTGAACGGGACACAGGAATGGTTAATGGTACCAGGCAAGATCTCAGTTGTAGTGGTGAAAACTTGTGCTCCGGAAACAGTTGTACATTGATAGAAGCTTACAGCTAGGTACATTCTATTAATAAAAAGCAGGATTAATCCTCTCTAACTAATAATCGCCCAATCATTCTGTTCTCAGTCTACAGCACAGCGAGGAACTGGGACAGTATCATCCAATGGCTTGTGCACATCAATAACTAGGATTGCCAACTTTCTCACTCCCAAATAAGGGACAAAAGGAGGCGAGCCGCGGCGGTGTGGGTATGGTGCAGGTCCAGGATGAAGTGACTGAGGGGGCTGGCAGCTAGCAGATGGTAACAGGGACCTTtttcaaaagagagagagagaaaaaacaacccCGAGTAGGCAAACAAATCCAATATATGAACCATGTATACATATCTTCagtgttatttgtgaagtgtaaCACCAAATTATAACAAAGCATAATACAGAGCATAATCTGACTACCAGTCAGACATGGAATAACACCAAATGACCCTATCTGTATGTGCCTATAGACATATAATCACTGTTAAAGAGGAAAGGAGGGGGGACTCACCAGGTCTACTTTTTCCATGGATATTTCTTGCTGTTCTTGACTGATTCAAGCAATCCTTTGTCCTTTTGCACAGCCAGAGAGAAGTCCTTACATGACGTCACAGTTCACAGATATTTGAAGTTCATTTTTAATCAGCCCTATGCTGCATCTGTTTCTTGAGTCTGACCATTTAATGGTCATCAGATAGAAGATCCTTTCTACAAAGGCATTTGAGCCTGGCACACTGAGGACAAATGAGACAATCCTGAACATGTTGATCAAGTTGGCTTTCCCTATGTTTTGGAAAACTGCCACCCACTTCTCACTGGTGGATTTTGTGGTATCCTGTCTGGCTTTCTGTATTTCCTCCCGGCAAGCACAAAACTCTTCCTAGAGTTGGTCCATATTGACTGTCTCTGTCATTTTGAGGGCAGCCACCACCTGCTCCAGGTGAGTGAAAGAGAGCTCTTCATAGAGGCTGATCGGTTTCAGTTTCATCATTACATTTTCTGGTGAGAAATCAAACCACTTGTCAATGTATGTAATGGCAGAGTCATAGAACTTCACAAAGTCCTGTTGCTGCTTGGACCTTTGTGCTAGCACTTGTTTGTCTGTCAGCTGCTTGGTCTGGTATTCAAAGAGGCTGTCCTGTTTCCGCTGAAGCACCTTCATTTTGAAATTTCGGACTTCCTCGTAAACATCTGTGAGGCAGAGTTTTGcttccttcagcttttttacgAGTTGGTCAAGAACACACCCCATGTTGTGGAAAAAGCACAGATAAATTTCAGTAGTTCCAGTTTTTTCTTCATCCTCAAAAATCCTCTTCAGTGCCACAGGACAAGCCTCAAGGGAGCTGAAGTATGAGGTAAGAGCTGGCCAGCTTTACAGGAAACGTTCGACAGAGAGCCATCGTGTGCAAATGCGACGCAGAATTTCACGCCACTCATTGTGAACAAAGGCAAAAAATGAACACAGTTCTCTTCAGGAAGCAGATATTGAGAAGTGGCTATAGACCTTTAGAACAATTGTCTCAATGTCCACTGACAGCTGATCACAGGCGTGCTTGCAAGCGTTATGAGCTATGTGAGCTGGGCAATTAGCTTTCAGAATGCGATTGTTGGCACTGCTCAGTAACTGGTAAACTGAGTGGTGTTTTCCGAAGATTACATTGGCATTATCTGCTGCATGGGCTGTGACGTGTTTAATATCCAGTTCATACTTGTCCAGACAGCTCATCAGAGCTTGATGTGTGCCATTCGCAGTTTCATCACTGTCTTCATAACTGCACTCCATCAGACACAGAGAAATATCTCACGCACACTGGAACATTTTTCTATCTCCCTTGTTTGAGGCATCGATGGCAACTGAGAAATAAGAGGGTCTGCGGGCTCACCTTCTTTGGTCGGGGACAGATCATCCATAATATCCCGCACAGTCTTTGGCCCTAAAACATACATTGTAATCATCTCAGCTTTTGTTCTTCCCAAGTGCATCTTCTTCACAACATTTGAGTCATTAAACAAAGCACCATTGAGCTTAGCAAGACAGTCGGTGCTGTTGTAGCTGAGTCCATGTTTAACCGTATGGTACACATATGAGGCTTCACTTGCCGCGATTTTGTCATTTTCCACAGTAGATTTCATGAAGGATGCACCAATATTGCTGGCACCTTCTTGTGCACTTCTGTGGAAGCATGCTGAGTTAGGTCATTCTCACCTCCGTGGCCAATTGAGAATTCCCGACAGCATAAAGTACAGAAGGCTTTCGTCGACATCAAGTCACTGCTGACAGGCTTAATCCACGTCTTTTTTGCTTCCCATTGCTTGTTATAGCTGCACAGTCTTTTCTTTTTTGGAGGTTTATCCATATTGGCACATGCCAAACCGACTGAACAACACCAGACGTTACTGAAGCTTTTTGTTTTGCCAGGAATTGGCAAAATATAGCACACAACTGGTGCTCATAAGGGGGCCTGTGATTGGATGACAGGTGAATCATTGGTGTGTGATGTCAACAGCACATGCAACACGCACACACGCTGTTGTATCAGATCTAGGATCTATCTGTAAGCGTGCCCTCTGGAGATTACAGAGTAGTAGCAGTCAAATACCGGGACAAGGGTGATCCCGTATGCAACAAACCAATTCAGCCCTATATACGGATGTCCCGGCTAATACAGGACAGTTAGCAACCCTATCAATAACCCACTTAAGACACCATCTTGTGAAGACCTTCTTGACTGTGGGGAGGATTGTTCcgatgatggagctagctgagtctaCAAACCTCCGTAGCCTCCTGCAATCCTGGGCATTGGAGCTACTGTacaaggccatgatgcaaccagtcagaatgtttccCAAACTACACCTACAGAAACTTTAGTGACGTACGAAATCTCCTCAAAgccctaatgaagtagagccttCTGGCATGATTTGAGGGAGCTAGATaaaatacacctctatcatttcagattgttcactgatatctttaacttctCCTTTTGACGGTCTGAGGTGCTTACCTGCTTCAAGCTAGTTTCAATTATATCAGTTCTTATATataagaacatggtaacctgcttcaatgactatcatcaagtagcacttacatccactgtgatgaagtgctttgagaggttggtgatgaaacatatcaactcccgcAAGCTGCTTTCTGCCTAACCTTTTTCACAGCTgcacagaccaaccattgctctgagcaggaaattcgTACACAGCCTGAAAACCGTGCATCCCTTTAATTTatagattatattcattaacacacaTTAATTATggggtatttcacaattatattacaCTACAGGTCTacagcaaatgccatttcattggctgttCACATCCAGACAGCAAAGATGTATACTGTACATCATGCTCTCATCACACTgttcccatcaggaagaaggcacagaagcttcaggactcacattgccaggttcaagaactgttagtactcctcaaccatcaggctcttgaacaagagggTAATTGATACTCAACCTCACATGCcccatcagtgaaatgttcccgcaacctatggactcattttcaaggactttttatctcatgttctcaatatttattcttttttttccttaCTGGATTTGCACatattgttgtcttttgcacactggttgtcagactttcgttgattctattatggttattggatttactgagtatgcctaaaagacaatgaacctcagggctgtatatggtgacatgtacgtactttgatgGTAAATTTGCTCTGAACTTTTTTTTTGGACTAGCatgcaataccatcatcccctcaaaattaatcaataggcttcaagaccttggccttaatCACTCCTcatgtaattggatcctcaatatcttcatttgcagtcagttcggattggtaaCAACTccgctccacaatctccatcagcaaaggTGCAGCACAGGGCTGTGTGATAAGCCCTCCACACTCTACTTGCTTTGATTGCATGGCGAAGCACAGCTCCAATCCCATATTCAGGTTTGCtgttgacaccactgttgtaggctgaatcaaagatgaatcaccatataggagggagattgaaaatctagctcattggtgccataacaacaacctctcactcaatgtcagcaagactaaagagctgatcactgacttcaggaggaggaaactg
The sequence above is a segment of the Hypanus sabinus isolate sHypSab1 chromosome 4, sHypSab1.hap1, whole genome shotgun sequence genome. Coding sequences within it:
- the LOC132392094 gene encoding gamma-crystallin S-1-like, which produces MGCVLDQLVKKLKEAKLCLTDVYEEVRNFKMKVLQRKQDSLFEYQTKQLTDKQVLAQRSKQQQDFVKFYDSAITYIDKWFDFSPENVMMKLKPISLYEELSFTHLEQVVAALKMTETAKMGKIIFYEDRNFQGRHYECSSDCADLSPYFSRCNSIRVESDWWVLYERPNYMGYQYVLSRGEYPDYQRWMGFNDCVKSCRTYPYYQGGNYKIRIYERPDFSGQMMEFVDDCPSVYDRFRYRDIHSCHVMDGYWIFYEHPNYKGRQYFLRPREYRRFNDWGSSCATIGSFRRMRDF